In Desulfobacterales bacterium, a single genomic region encodes these proteins:
- a CDS encoding alpha/beta fold hydrolase → MLKNLKNSVSEKLDIVGLKAILGMIHSVEWILNRESLNFTGQTAHDVIYQDDIISVYHYKPLEEKIIMIEDINIHVADKTHRIPVVFVPPLLAPGFAFDLYPERSLVRFFLAKGFDVYLVDFGSPTKNHSHLSFEDYILNFMPSSMNVIREHSGMKELSLYGYCMGGLFCLLYISIFQDENIKNLVTVASPIDMHQAGMAGKVLSVIARPAQRLARFLNVSIRDVNPKYLHIPGWLATIGFNLTNPLGFFKSNWDLILNLWDRNYMIAQESLGYWINNLLDYPGATVQEIVLQMGIQNKLARKGSMTIGDKEAVLKFINCSLLSFAGESDEIVPVHSAHKIMEVVSSTDKDFYLVPGGHVGLVIGKKAPGYLWKLSVEWLAERSN, encoded by the coding sequence ATGTTAAAGAATTTAAAAAATAGCGTTTCAGAGAAATTAGACATAGTTGGTTTAAAAGCAATTCTTGGAATGATTCATAGTGTAGAATGGATATTAAATAGAGAATCTCTTAATTTTACGGGCCAGACTGCTCATGATGTTATTTATCAAGATGATATTATTTCTGTATATCATTACAAGCCTTTAGAAGAAAAAATTATAATGATTGAAGATATAAATATCCATGTTGCTGATAAAACTCATCGAATACCTGTTGTTTTTGTTCCACCTCTTCTTGCTCCCGGTTTTGCATTTGACCTTTATCCTGAGCGCAGTCTTGTAAGGTTTTTTCTTGCAAAAGGCTTTGATGTTTATCTTGTAGATTTTGGTTCCCCTACTAAAAATCATTCCCACCTTTCATTTGAAGATTATATTCTTAATTTTATGCCTTCTTCAATGAATGTAATAAGAGAACATAGCGGGATGAAGGAGCTATCTTTGTATGGGTACTGTATGGGCGGTTTATTTTGTCTTCTTTATATTTCAATATTTCAAGACGAAAATATTAAAAATCTTGTAACAGTGGCAAGCCCTATAGATATGCATCAAGCTGGTATGGCTGGAAAAGTGCTTTCTGTAATTGCAAGACCTGCTCAAAGATTGGCAAGATTTCTCAATGTCAGTATAAGAGATGTAAATCCAAAATATTTACATATTCCAGGATGGCTTGCTACTATTGGATTTAATCTGACAAACCCCCTTGGTTTTTTTAAAAGCAACTGGGATCTTATCCTTAATCTTTGGGATAGAAACTATATGATAGCTCAAGAAAGCCTTGGTTACTGGATAAATAATCTTCTTGATTATCCAGGAGCTACTGTTCAAGAAATAGTTTTACAAATGGGAATACAAAACAAGCTTGCAAGAAAAGGCTCCATGACAATTGGGGATAAAGAAGCTGTCCTTAAATTTATAAATTGCTCTCTGCTTTCTTTTGCAGGTGAAAGTGATGAAATAGTTCCAGTCCATTCCGCCCATAAAATTATGGAGGTTGTTTCTTCAACAGATAAGGATTTCTACCTTGTGCCTGGAGGTCATGTAGGTTTGGTTATCGGCAAAAAAGCTCCTGGATATCTATGGAAGTTAAGTGTCGAATGGCTTGCTGAAAGATCAAATTAA